A genomic window from Lycium barbarum isolate Lr01 chromosome 4, ASM1917538v2, whole genome shotgun sequence includes:
- the LOC132634865 gene encoding probable mitochondrial import inner membrane translocase subunit TIM21, with amino-acid sequence MVRSASRSSTTRLLYILCSSTTKRTPFNPQQPPLNLHLRHYTAAGRVREEKEAIWREKVKNIGISRSFSSKASSRSTQKQSEARKDVSTIEDPFDAPTYNIPEKPVTFTEGASYSLIILAGLAVAGAAAYGVFKELIFQPKEYKIFNKGLERVQNDGQVKARIGSPVTGYGSESRNRAARQRVPNRIWTDEDGVEHVEVNFYIRGPHGAGKVYTEMFHDKVDKQWKFTYLIVEIKSPSPTQLMLESYVPA; translated from the exons ATGGTTCGGTCAGCTAGTAGATCCTCTACGACGCGCCTATTATACATCCTGTGTTCCTCCACCACGAAAAGGACGCCGTTTAATCCTCAACAGCCACCGCTAAACTTGCATCTCCGCCACTACACCGCCGCCGGTAGAGTGAGAGAAGAGAAAGAAGCGATATGGAGAGAAAAAGTGAAGAATATTGGGATTTCTAGATCATTTTCATCAAAGGCTTCTTCTCGATCGACACAAAAGCAATCAGAG GCTCGAAAGGATGTATCTACTATTGAGGATCCTTTTGATGCTCCTACCTACAATATCCCAGAGAAACCGGTGACGTTTACTGAGGGAGCTTCCTATAGTCTTATCATTCTTGCGGGACTTGCAGTTGCTGGTGCTGCTGCATATGGAGTTTTTAAGGAACTCATTTTTCAGCCAAAAGA GTACAAAATTTTCAACAAAGGCCTCGAGAGGGTTCAAAATGATGGTCAA GTTAAGGCAAGAATTGGATCCCCTGTAACAGGCTATGGGTCAGAAAGTAGAAATCGTGCTGCACGCCAACGCGTCCCCAATAGGATATGGACTGATGAAGACGGAGTTGAGCATGTTGAG GTCAATTTTTATATTCGGGGACCGCATGGAGCTGGCAAGGTTTATACAGAGATGTTTCACGACAAGGTGGATAAGCAGTGGAAGTTCACATATTTGATCGTTGAGATCAAATCACCTTCCCCAACTCAACTGATGCTCGAGTCGTATGTACCTGCTTGA
- the LOC132634866 gene encoding uncharacterized protein LOC132634866, whose product MKVTQKEKDSEKIIWDQMRSVSGSQNRVLPKLMVFLILFVSATYVIYTLKLVSSKSCNNEDVLTRSRLFLHSSEIIKNISSKLSNPTRFEEKPEEKEEKTGLEHIVFGIAASAKLWGKRKEYIKLWWKKDQEMRGIVWLDKPVKIITGDREVLPEIKISGDTSRFAYRNRQGHRSAIRISRIVSETLRLGNMDNVRWFVMGDDDTVFVTDNLVRILNKYDHNQYYYIGSSSESHLQNIYFSYSMAYGGGGFAISYPLAKALEKMQDKCIQRYPGLYGSDDRMQACMAELGVPLTKELGFHQYDVYGNLFGLLASHPIAPLVTLHHLDVVEPIFPNVTRVQALRRLTVPMKLDSAGLMQQSICYDKANSWTVSVSWGFAVQIFRGVLSPREIEMPSRTFLNWYKRADYTAYAFNTRPVARNPCQKPFVFYLSSAKMSPYSNQTVSQYTRHRVPHPACKWKVADPAQVDRVQVFKKPDPHLWDRSPRRNCCRVFSSKGKSMVVDVGVCREGEVAEV is encoded by the exons ATGAAAGTGACCCAGAAAGAAAAAGATTCAGAAAAAATTATCTGGGATCAGATGAGAAGTGTTTCCGGGTCACAAAATCGGGTTTTACCTAAGCTTATGGTATTTCTTATCCTTTTTGTTTCAGCTACTTACGTTATTTACACTTTAAAACTCGTTTCATCTAAATCTTGCAACAATGAAGATGTCTTAACTCGGAGCAGATTATTCCTTCACTCATCTGAAATAATCAAGAACATCTCAAGTAAACTGAGTAACCCGACCCGTTTCGAAGAAAAACCCGAAGAAAAGGAGGAAAAAACCGGGTTGGAGCATATAGTTTTTGGCATTGCTGCATCAGCAAAGTTATGGGGAAAAAGAAAGGAATATATAAAGTTATGGTGGAAAAAAGATCAAGAAATGAGAGGTATTGTTTGGTTAGATAAACCTGTGAAAATAATCACAGGTGACCGGGAAGTGCTGCCCGAGATCAAGATCTCGGGCGACACTTCCCGGTTTGCGTATCGCAACCGGCAAGGGCACCGGTCAGCGATACGCATATCGAGGATTGTTTCGGAGACATTAAGGTTagggaatatggataatgtaagGTGGTTTGTAATGGGAGATGATGATACTGTATTTGTTACTGATAATTTAGTGAGGATATTGAATAAGTATGATCATAATCAGTATTATTATATTGGTAGTTCAAGTGAGAGTCATTTGCAGAATATTTATTTTAGTTATAGTATGGCTTATGGAGGTGGTGGATTTGCTATTAGTTATCCATTAGCTAAAGCACTTGAGAAAATGCAAGATAAATGTATTCAAAGGTATCCTGGACTTTATGGTTCTGATGATAGAATGCAAGCTTGTATGGCTGAACTTGGTGTTCCACTCACCAAAGAACTTGGTTTTCACCAG TACGATGTGTATGGGAACTTATTCGGTCTGCTAGCATCACATCCAATAGCGCCATTGGTAACATTGCACCATCTTGATGTGGTGGAGCCCATCTTTCCCAATGTGACTCGAGTGCAAGCTCTACGACGTCTTACAGTTCCAATGAAGCTCGACTCGGCTGGCCTTATGCAACAATCCATTTGCTATGATAAAGCTAACAGTTGGACCGTATCAGTATCATGGGGATTTGCAGTTCAAATATTCCGTGGAGTGTTGTCCCCTCGTGAAATAGAAATGCCATCGAGAACTTTCCTGAATTGGTATAAAAGAGCAGATTACACTGCATATGCTTTTAATACGAGGCCTGTTGCCAGGAACCCATGTCAGAAACCTTTTGTGTTTTATTTGTCAAGTGCCAAAATGAGTCCTTATAGCAATCAAACAGTGAGCCAGTATACTCGTCATCGTGTTCCTCATCCAGCATGCAAGTGGAAGGTGGCTGACCCGGCTCAAGTTGATCGTGTTCAGGTTTTTAAGAAGCCTGACCCACATCTATGGGATCGG TCTCCAAGGAGGAACTGTTGCAGAGTCTTTAGCTCAAAGGGAAAAAGCATGGTGGTGGATGTAGGTGTATGTAGGGAAGGTGAGGTTGCTGAAGTATGA